The following coding sequences lie in one Prevotella nigrescens genomic window:
- a CDS encoding GLPGLI family protein, producing MKKLFIIIVYMFMSFTVHAQITAPFPQNLQKKSAIDTARYKVTYNLKYKNHPADKNYLSDVRNVYIGKRYVRDFSDIIFHFDSLCTEASRHGAVTRSNIQGNPWPIELIVEGDKKADIKYRMPLQTGVLNFQQDLSQFNWKFIEGTNTIIGYPCSKATVSFAGRNYTAWYTQEIPLPFGPYKFGGLPGLILRIQDSEEQYIWEAIGFERSNAQILTYKYEGEKKCSVEEASKTIARIFKSPLSFISASMGGGKITMLDKNGKVKKSNDADSYTIPYKSLEIEDE from the coding sequence ATGAAAAAGCTCTTTATTATCATTGTTTATATGTTCATGTCATTTACAGTTCATGCACAGATAACAGCTCCGTTTCCGCAAAACCTTCAAAAGAAGAGTGCTATTGACACGGCACGATACAAGGTTACATATAATTTGAAATATAAAAATCATCCCGCCGACAAAAATTATCTCAGCGACGTGCGCAATGTATATATAGGGAAACGTTATGTAAGAGATTTTAGCGACATCATATTCCATTTTGATTCACTCTGCACAGAAGCCTCCAGGCATGGAGCTGTGACACGAAGCAACATTCAAGGAAATCCATGGCCAATAGAATTAATCGTTGAAGGTGACAAAAAGGCAGACATTAAATATCGTATGCCACTACAAACTGGTGTGTTGAATTTCCAACAGGATCTGTCTCAGTTCAATTGGAAATTCATAGAGGGAACAAACACGATTATCGGCTACCCATGCTCGAAGGCGACAGTCTCGTTTGCAGGCAGAAATTATACGGCATGGTACACTCAAGAAATCCCGTTGCCATTTGGACCATATAAATTCGGTGGTCTCCCTGGATTAATTTTAAGAATACAAGATAGTGAAGAACAGTATATTTGGGAGGCTATTGGCTTTGAAAGATCAAACGCCCAGATATTGACATACAAATATGAAGGAGAGAAAAAATGCTCTGTAGAAGAAGCGAGTAAAACAATCGCTCGCATATTCAAATCACCGCTATCTTTCATCTCTGCAAGTATGGGCGGAGGAAAAATCACAATGCTTGATAAAAATGGAAAGGTAAAGAAATCAAATGATGCGGATAGTTATACCATTCCATACAAATCGTTAGAGATTGAAGATGAATAA
- the pyrB gene encoding aspartate carbamoyltransferase — protein MEKQNFVNIQDLDKEQLLYLIRMAQEFEKHPNRELLKGRIIATLFYEPSTRTRLSFETAANRLGAKVIGFTDAKASSVSKGETLKDTILMVANYADTIVMRHYIEGAAQYASEVSPVPIVNAGDGAHQHPSQCLLDLYTINQTQGTLENLNIYLVGDLKYGRTVHSLLMAMRHFNPTFHFIAPAELAMPEEYKIFCKQHGIRYTEQEDFTPEAIAGADILYMTRVQKERFSDLMEYERVKNVYILRNDMLHLAKPNMRILHPLPRVNEIAYDVDTNPHAYYIQQAKNGLFAREAIFAYCLGIGMDKVKTDTTIIK, from the coding sequence ATGGAGAAACAGAACTTTGTGAACATTCAGGACTTGGATAAGGAACAGCTTCTCTACCTTATTCGAATGGCTCAGGAATTTGAGAAGCATCCTAACCGTGAGCTATTGAAAGGTCGCATTATAGCGACTCTGTTTTATGAACCTTCCACCCGTACACGCCTTAGTTTCGAGACAGCAGCCAACCGCTTGGGGGCGAAAGTCATTGGTTTTACTGATGCAAAGGCATCGAGCGTGAGCAAGGGAGAAACTTTGAAGGATACCATACTGATGGTTGCGAACTACGCAGATACCATCGTGATGCGCCATTACATAGAGGGAGCAGCGCAATATGCTTCGGAAGTGTCGCCCGTACCTATTGTGAATGCTGGCGACGGTGCCCACCAGCACCCTTCACAGTGCCTACTCGACCTCTATACCATCAATCAAACGCAGGGCACATTAGAGAATTTGAACATCTATCTCGTCGGCGACCTTAAATACGGACGCACCGTTCACTCACTGCTGATGGCGATGCGCCACTTCAATCCTACGTTCCACTTCATTGCACCAGCCGAGCTTGCCATGCCCGAAGAATACAAGATATTCTGCAAACAGCACGGCATTCGATACACGGAGCAGGAAGATTTCACTCCCGAAGCTATTGCCGGTGCCGACATATTATATATGACACGTGTGCAAAAGGAACGCTTCTCCGACCTTATGGAATACGAACGTGTGAAGAACGTCTACATTCTGCGCAACGATATGCTGCACCTTGCAAAGCCCAATATGCGCATCTTGCACCCACTGCCCCGCGTGAACGAAATAGCATACGACGTAGACACCAACCCGCACGCCTATTACATACAGCAAGCCAAAAACGGACTTTTCGCCCGCGAAGCCATTTTTGCCTACTGCCTCGGCATAGGAATGGACAAAGTAAAGACAGATACAACCATTATAAAATAA
- a CDS encoding conjugal transfer protein TraO yields the protein MVMKMNNIILTACVAVAMTFSLPSQAQRLIPKQRGIEVLGSVPLIKGEKFLAADNFGMGVSLTRYLGRENYTFVMAEYEQQNMLYRSYNVKLKDALLQVGYMHPVLSDRGKNVFLYSGISALGGYEQLNEDKKLLPDGATLLDHSRFVYGGAVHGSVEVFLTDRVIFLVKAQGRFLFGTDVHRFRPAVSAGLRFNF from the coding sequence ATGGTGATGAAGATGAACAATATCATTCTGACAGCATGCGTTGCGGTGGCCATGACTTTCAGTCTGCCATCGCAGGCACAGCGACTGATACCCAAGCAAAGGGGAATAGAGGTCTTGGGCAGTGTTCCCCTTATCAAGGGAGAAAAGTTCCTTGCTGCTGACAATTTCGGAATGGGAGTATCACTCACCCGATATTTGGGTCGTGAGAATTATACCTTTGTTATGGCAGAGTATGAACAGCAGAATATGCTGTACAGAAGTTATAACGTAAAACTCAAGGATGCACTCTTGCAGGTGGGCTATATGCACCCTGTTCTCTCCGACAGAGGTAAGAACGTGTTTCTCTATAGTGGCATATCCGCCTTGGGTGGCTATGAGCAGTTGAACGAAGACAAAAAACTGCTGCCCGATGGGGCAACACTGCTCGACCATTCCCGCTTTGTCTATGGCGGTGCCGTGCATGGCTCGGTGGAAGTGTTCCTTACGGACAGGGTTATCTTTCTTGTAAAGGCGCAGGGACGTTTCCTATTTGGAACGGACGTGCATCGTTTTCGTCCTGCTGTTTCAGCAGGACTAAGGTTTAACTTTTAA
- a CDS encoding transglycosylase domain-containing protein, whose protein sequence is MQRHFVHALWAILIFVISSTTIFFVSVWNGWIGYMPDMEELSNPVDKFASQVYSADGKLIGTWNQDNANRVAIDYNSLSPHLVHALVATEDERFYEHSGIDFIALARAVLKRGVLGHDNAGGGSTITQQLAKQVFSEKAHSMFERALQKPIEWIIAVKLERHFTKEEIIAMYLNYFDFLHNAVGIKRAANIYFSKEPRQLSVTEAATLVGLCQNPSLYNPLRHEERCRIRRNIVLGQMCKSGYITREEYNELVQRPLGIKFSKEKSIKGAGDYFQAFLRQYMMEKKPERKNYQEWRLRDFVLDSIAWEKDPLFGWCNKNTKRNGENYNVNTDGLRIFTTIDTRMQQYAEQAVRKHVGGYLQKEFNIANRYKKNAPFSTNISRSTIKAILNRSCRQSLRYLRLKEQGATPDEIRRSFRTKHEMTLFTYHGSVDTLMTPIDSIRYYKSFLRAAFLSMEPHTGAVKAYVGGIDYDHFKYDMVMGGRRQVGSTIKPFLYALAMQNGMTPCTTVLNVQRSYGNWTPRNGSKARYGQQVPLRWGLQQSNNWISAYLISLLGPSQFVSILHDFGLNNPDIDKNTSPVLCLGPSELSVGEMCSAYTTFVNRGVRCAPLFVTRIEDSHGNIVAKFQPLMNEVISEESSYKMLDMLQAVVQGGTGGRLRYHYNLTGEIGGKTGTTNKNSDGWFMGFTPQLVNGCWVGGEDRDIHFDVTAMGQGATMALPIWAYYMQMVYADKSLHYSPKAKFDIPAHFDPCHSTESISVNGIQEVYF, encoded by the coding sequence ATGCAAAGACACTTTGTACATGCTCTGTGGGCTATTTTAATATTTGTCATAAGCTCCACTACCATATTTTTCGTGTCGGTGTGGAACGGATGGATTGGTTATATGCCTGATATGGAAGAGCTTTCAAATCCCGTAGACAAGTTCGCTTCGCAGGTTTACTCTGCCGATGGCAAGCTTATCGGCACGTGGAATCAGGACAATGCCAACCGTGTGGCAATAGACTACAATAGCCTTTCGCCCCATTTGGTGCACGCTTTGGTGGCTACCGAGGACGAAAGATTCTATGAACACTCAGGCATAGACTTCATTGCGCTGGCACGTGCCGTGCTGAAACGTGGTGTCTTGGGGCACGACAATGCAGGTGGTGGTTCAACCATTACGCAGCAATTGGCAAAGCAGGTGTTCTCGGAAAAGGCACACAGCATGTTCGAACGTGCATTGCAGAAACCCATTGAATGGATTATTGCCGTGAAATTGGAGCGCCACTTTACGAAGGAAGAGATTATTGCGATGTATCTAAACTACTTCGATTTCCTTCATAATGCCGTTGGAATAAAGCGGGCAGCTAACATTTATTTCAGTAAGGAACCACGGCAACTCTCAGTTACCGAGGCTGCAACCCTCGTTGGGTTGTGTCAAAATCCATCATTATATAATCCTTTGCGACACGAAGAACGCTGTCGTATCCGTCGAAACATAGTGTTAGGGCAGATGTGCAAGTCTGGTTACATCACTCGCGAAGAATATAACGAACTTGTGCAGCGTCCGCTTGGCATAAAATTTTCAAAGGAAAAAAGCATCAAAGGTGCCGGCGATTACTTCCAGGCATTCTTGCGTCAGTATATGATGGAGAAGAAACCTGAACGCAAGAACTATCAGGAATGGCGCTTGCGCGACTTTGTGCTCGACTCTATTGCATGGGAAAAAGATCCTCTTTTTGGTTGGTGTAACAAGAATACGAAGCGGAATGGCGAAAACTACAACGTAAATACAGATGGCTTGCGCATATTTACCACCATCGACACACGTATGCAGCAGTATGCCGAACAGGCTGTACGTAAACATGTTGGTGGCTATCTGCAGAAAGAATTTAATATTGCTAATCGATATAAGAAGAATGCTCCATTCTCGACGAATATCTCGCGTAGTACCATAAAAGCCATTCTCAACCGTTCCTGTCGGCAGAGTTTAAGATACCTAAGACTGAAAGAACAGGGAGCGACACCCGACGAAATACGACGCAGTTTCCGTACGAAACACGAAATGACGCTCTTTACTTATCATGGCAGCGTGGACACTTTGATGACGCCAATCGATTCCATTCGATACTACAAATCGTTCTTGCGGGCAGCCTTTCTGAGTATGGAACCACACACAGGAGCCGTTAAGGCTTACGTGGGAGGGATTGATTACGACCACTTCAAATACGATATGGTTATGGGCGGACGGCGCCAAGTGGGTTCTACCATAAAGCCTTTTCTTTATGCGCTCGCCATGCAGAATGGCATGACACCGTGTACTACTGTCCTCAACGTGCAGCGTTCGTATGGCAACTGGACGCCCCGCAACGGCTCAAAGGCACGCTACGGGCAGCAGGTTCCGCTGCGCTGGGGACTGCAACAGTCGAACAACTGGATTTCGGCATACCTCATCAGTCTGCTCGGACCATCTCAATTTGTTAGTATTCTGCATGATTTCGGACTGAACAATCCTGATATCGACAAGAACACATCACCCGTTCTGTGTCTCGGACCATCGGAACTTTCGGTGGGAGAAATGTGCAGTGCATACACCACTTTCGTCAATCGTGGTGTTCGTTGCGCCCCTCTCTTCGTTACAAGAATAGAGGACAGCCACGGCAACATAGTAGCTAAGTTCCAGCCATTGATGAACGAAGTCATTTCGGAAGAAAGTTCTTACAAGATGCTCGACATGCTGCAAGCTGTCGTTCAAGGTGGAACAGGTGGGCGCCTGCGTTATCATTACAACCTCACAGGCGAGATTGGTGGTAAGACTGGAACCACAAACAAGAACTCCGACGGTTGGTTCATGGGCTTCACACCACAGCTTGTAAACGGCTGCTGGGTGGGCGGAGAAGACCGCGACATACACTTCGATGTTACTGCAATGGGGCAAGGTGCTACGATGGCACTGCCTATATGGGCTTATTACATGCAAATGGTTTATGCTGACAAGTCGTTACACTATTCACCAAAAGCCAAATTCGACATTCCTGCCCACTTCGATCCGTGCCATTCTACGGAGTCTATCTCTGTAAACGGCATACAAGAGGTCTACTTTTAA
- the traN gene encoding conjugative transposon protein TraN, whose product MKKFILSMAMLAMVGATATAQENNDGLTPSRPLTSGELFQGMSRAIPTGRVVLPYGLDVTFDKTVHLIFPSAIRYVDLGSQNIIAGKAEDAENVLRVKASVKDFETETNMSVICEDGSFYAFNVKYADEPEKLSIEMKDFLSTTEGRLPSNRADIYFKELGNESPVLVKLMMQTIYQNDRRCIKHIGAQQFGMKFLLRGLYAHNGLLYFHTRMENGTNMPYSVDFITFKVVDKKMAKRTAIQEQVLLPLRAYNQVMQVRGMGSEHAVFALEQFSLAEDKQLEVTLYERNGGRTLTFHVTAEDLQLAKKIDNLKLKW is encoded by the coding sequence ATGAAGAAATTTATTTTATCAATGGCTATGCTTGCCATGGTGGGAGCAACAGCCACAGCACAGGAAAACAATGATGGTTTGACACCAAGCCGTCCGCTTACTTCGGGAGAGCTTTTTCAAGGTATGAGCCGTGCTATTCCAACGGGGCGTGTCGTACTTCCGTATGGTCTTGACGTTACCTTTGACAAGACCGTGCATCTTATCTTCCCTTCTGCCATTCGCTATGTAGACTTAGGTTCACAGAACATCATTGCAGGGAAGGCGGAGGATGCAGAGAACGTACTGCGTGTAAAGGCTTCGGTGAAGGACTTTGAGACAGAGACCAATATGAGCGTCATCTGTGAGGACGGCTCATTTTATGCTTTTAATGTAAAATATGCCGATGAACCGGAAAAGTTAAGTATCGAGATGAAAGACTTTCTTTCTACGACAGAAGGCAGGCTGCCAAGCAATCGTGCCGACATCTATTTTAAGGAACTCGGCAATGAGTCGCCCGTATTAGTAAAGCTGATGATGCAGACCATCTATCAGAACGACAGACGCTGCATTAAGCACATCGGTGCACAGCAGTTTGGTATGAAGTTCCTGCTTCGTGGTTTGTATGCCCATAACGGCTTGCTGTATTTCCACACTCGTATGGAAAACGGTACGAATATGCCGTACTCTGTGGATTTTATCACCTTTAAGGTGGTGGATAAGAAGATGGCAAAGCGTACGGCCATACAGGAGCAAGTATTGCTGCCACTTCGTGCCTATAACCAGGTGATGCAGGTGCGTGGCATGGGTAGTGAACATGCTGTGTTTGCGCTCGAGCAGTTTTCTCTTGCAGAAGACAAGCAGCTTGAAGTGACGCTCTATGAGAGAAATGGCGGTCGTACACTGACCTTCCATGTAACGGCAGAAGACCTGCAGTTGGCAAAGAAGATTGATAACCTCAAACTGAAATGGTGA
- a CDS encoding DUF3872 domain-containing protein: MKKILNTIWVMGVLTLAVFCLSACDRDLDIQQSYPFTVETMPVQKDIIRGQTAEIRCTLKRGGDFSDTRYTIRYFQPDGKGMLRMDNGTVFKPNDRYPLTKDVFRLYYTSLSADRQTIDVYVEDSFGRVQQLTFSFNNEREEGKDKPASSRH, encoded by the coding sequence ATGAAGAAGATATTGAATACGATATGGGTAATGGGTGTGCTGACCCTTGCCGTGTTTTGCCTATCTGCTTGTGATAGGGATTTGGATATTCAGCAGTCTTATCCGTTTACGGTGGAAACAATGCCGGTTCAGAAGGACATCATAAGGGGGCAGACGGCTGAGATACGCTGCACACTGAAACGGGGCGGTGACTTTTCCGATACCCGTTACACCATCCGATACTTCCAACCCGATGGCAAAGGAATGTTGAGGATGGATAATGGTACGGTATTCAAGCCTAACGACCGTTATCCGTTGACAAAAGATGTGTTCCGCTTGTACTACACTTCTCTGTCAGCCGACCGCCAGACAATTGATGTATATGTGGAGGATAGTTTCGGCAGGGTTCAGCAGCTGACCTTTAGTTTCAATAACGAGCGAGAAGAGGGCAAGGACAAGCCTGCATCTTCTCGCCACTAA
- a CDS encoding glycoside hydrolase family protein → MRTINSFILLCVFCLFCQPTLAQRRVRLTDLPPFERAVVVVKYFEGLHGWKNYPYVGYGHQLQRREHFTADMTERQADSLLRADLWKCFEHFKGYGKDALLLSLLAYNVGVGRLLGYGKHPKSRLLRKIEAGDRNFYREYVSFCRYKGKVLSGLVKRRQVEFALFYIP, encoded by the coding sequence ATGCGAACGATAAATTCTTTCATTTTACTTTGTGTATTCTGCCTGTTCTGTCAGCCGACCCTTGCTCAGCGCAGGGTGCGGCTAACAGACTTGCCACCTTTTGAGCGTGCAGTAGTTGTTGTGAAATACTTTGAGGGACTGCACGGCTGGAAGAATTATCCGTATGTTGGATATGGACATCAGCTGCAACGGAGAGAGCACTTTACGGCAGATATGACGGAACGGCAGGCAGACTCCCTGCTTCGTGCCGACCTTTGGAAATGCTTTGAACACTTCAAAGGCTATGGTAAGGATGCACTGCTACTCAGCCTACTTGCCTATAATGTGGGTGTGGGGCGATTGCTTGGTTATGGAAAGCACCCCAAGAGTAGGCTGCTACGAAAGATAGAGGCTGGAGACAGGAACTTCTATCGAGAGTATGTTTCGTTCTGCCGGTACAAAGGAAAAGTTTTGAGTGGGTTAGTCAAACGGCGACAAGTGGAGTTTGCCTTATTTTATATTCCCTGA
- a CDS encoding site-specific integrase translates to MKSIFRTVFYLRSNYVNKEGKTPVMLRIYLNNERLCIGSAGIAVEQNQWDSTRERVKGRNTEALSMNLQLDSIQNDLQTIYRKLEMTDDLCLERIKSEYLGRQDNVCTLMQLFEKHNTDIQEQVGVSVSVATLQKYNVCKKHFAAFLNEKYKRCDIRLSELTFTVIHDFDIYLRTTAGQNPNTATKTMKTFKTITILGRKMGALNHDPFINHHFHLEPVNRGFLTDEEIMKIANKDFGINRLELVRDVFIFSCFTGLAYIDVSNLTPDNIVTLDDKQWIMTKRQKTSVETNVLLLDIPKRIITKYGHKTYRDGKLLPVLTNQKINAYLKEIADLCGVKKNLTFHLARHTFATMSLSKGVPMESVSKMLGHTNIKTTQIYARITNKKIEHDMEQLADKLGKFNKAMGIR, encoded by the coding sequence ATGAAATCAATTTTCAGAACAGTCTTCTATCTCAGAAGCAACTATGTAAACAAGGAGGGCAAGACCCCTGTGATGTTGAGGATTTACCTTAACAACGAACGGTTGTGCATAGGCTCAGCCGGGATCGCCGTTGAACAGAACCAATGGGACAGTACGCGAGAACGGGTGAAAGGACGCAATACCGAAGCCCTAAGCATGAACTTGCAGTTGGACAGCATCCAAAACGACCTGCAAACCATCTATCGCAAGTTGGAAATGACGGACGACCTGTGCTTGGAACGCATCAAGTCTGAGTATCTCGGCAGGCAGGACAATGTCTGCACACTCATGCAGCTTTTCGAGAAGCATAATACGGACATACAGGAACAGGTTGGTGTCTCGGTGAGTGTGGCAACGTTGCAGAAATACAACGTGTGTAAGAAACACTTTGCGGCCTTCTTGAACGAAAAGTACAAGCGTTGTGACATTCGCCTGTCTGAACTGACATTCACCGTCATTCATGATTTTGACATTTATCTGCGTACAACCGCTGGGCAGAATCCCAATACGGCCACGAAAACGATGAAGACTTTCAAGACCATCACCATACTGGGAAGGAAGATGGGCGCGTTGAACCACGACCCGTTCATAAATCATCATTTCCACTTGGAACCGGTAAACCGTGGCTTCCTCACAGACGAGGAAATCATGAAGATTGCCAACAAGGATTTCGGTATCAACCGCCTGGAACTGGTAAGGGATGTTTTCATCTTCTCTTGCTTTACAGGTCTGGCATATATAGACGTGTCCAACCTTACGCCGGACAACATCGTTACGCTTGACGACAAGCAATGGATTATGACCAAACGTCAGAAGACAAGCGTGGAAACCAATGTGCTGCTTCTTGACATTCCTAAGCGTATCATCACCAAATATGGGCATAAGACCTATCGGGACGGTAAACTCCTTCCGGTACTTACAAACCAGAAGATTAACGCTTATCTCAAGGAAATTGCCGACCTTTGCGGTGTCAAGAAGAACCTGACCTTCCACCTTGCCCGGCATACATTTGCCACCATGTCTTTGAGTAAGGGCGTTCCGATGGAAAGTGTATCGAAGATGTTGGGGCATACTAACATCAAGACCACACAAATATATGCCCGCATAACCAACAAGAAGATAGAGCATGATATGGAGCAACTCGCCGATAAGCTCGGCAAGTTCAATAAGGCGATGGGCATCCGATAA
- a CDS encoding PcfJ domain-containing protein, whose product MKPRNKFEKAVLEQSKHLRPITKQQSRWAFRECIDHFAYRLPKGRTTCMDCGHSWTMEKPTDICTCPHCRAKLLVRETFERKLQQKRYFTTLTACGEYQVLRMFLLVAEMEKGCKAEHYVLEIGQYWWNAQGRKALVAIQRILGHYVDTFSFCAPMAIRNDNEAYQYAAYSQIYPKFKVTDTLRRNGFKNDFHDIAPTTLISALLSDSRVETLMKAGRIEHLRYFLNSPRDFDSYWKSYKIANRSGYEITDISLWCDYVDTLRRLDKDTHSPKYLCPANLRAEHDCRHEELLRLREREEIEQKQQKAIEDEKRFRELKSKFFGIAFTDGTIQVHVLESVQEHLEEGVSMHHCVFSNAYYLKEDSLILSATIEGKRIETIEVSLRTLEVVQSRGICNKNTEYHEQIVNLVNANRGLISRRMKATA is encoded by the coding sequence ATGAAACCGAGAAACAAATTTGAAAAGGCGGTTTTGGAACAAAGCAAGCATCTTCGCCCGATAACCAAGCAACAAAGCAGATGGGCTTTCCGTGAGTGTATAGACCACTTTGCCTACCGCCTGCCCAAAGGTCGCACCACTTGTATGGATTGTGGGCATAGTTGGACAATGGAAAAGCCAACGGACATCTGCACCTGCCCCCATTGCAGGGCAAAGTTGCTGGTCAGGGAAACCTTTGAGCGTAAATTGCAGCAGAAGCGATATTTCACTACGCTTACCGCTTGCGGAGAGTACCAAGTATTACGTATGTTCCTCCTCGTGGCTGAAATGGAGAAAGGCTGCAAGGCTGAACACTATGTGCTTGAAATCGGGCAGTATTGGTGGAATGCACAAGGACGGAAAGCATTGGTTGCCATACAACGTATATTGGGACATTATGTTGATACATTTTCCTTTTGTGCTCCTATGGCAATCCGCAACGATAACGAAGCCTACCAATATGCAGCCTATTCGCAGATATATCCTAAGTTCAAGGTTACAGACACACTCCGCAGGAATGGTTTCAAGAATGATTTTCACGATATAGCCCCGACAACACTCATTTCGGCATTGCTTTCTGACAGCCGTGTAGAAACATTGATGAAAGCAGGACGGATTGAACATTTGCGCTATTTTCTCAATAGCCCTCGAGACTTTGACAGTTACTGGAAGTCCTACAAGATAGCCAACCGAAGCGGATATGAAATAACCGACATTTCTCTATGGTGCGACTATGTGGACACACTCCGCAGATTGGACAAAGACACTCACAGCCCGAAATACCTTTGTCCTGCCAACCTCAGAGCCGAACACGACTGCAGACACGAGGAACTTCTCAGACTGCGTGAAAGGGAGGAGATAGAACAGAAGCAGCAGAAGGCAATCGAAGATGAAAAACGTTTCCGAGAACTTAAATCCAAGTTCTTTGGCATCGCTTTCACGGACGGCACTATCCAAGTCCACGTATTGGAGAGCGTGCAGGAACATTTGGAAGAAGGTGTATCAATGCACCATTGCGTATTTTCTAATGCATACTACCTTAAGGAGGACTCCCTTATCCTCTCGGCTACCATTGAAGGCAAGCGAATAGAGACCATTGAAGTATCATTACGAACTTTGGAAGTGGTGCAAAGTCGTGGGATATGCAACAAGAACACAGAATACCACGAACAGATAGTAAATCTTGTCAATGCCAATCGAGGTCTTATAAGCCGAAGAATGAAAGCAACAGCATAA
- a CDS encoding PcfK-like family protein translates to MKGTEHFTRTIAEYLNQRAMTDPLFAPNLMKPNKNIEECITYILNEVQKSGCNGFDDDEIFSMAVHYYDEDDMEVGKAVSCQVAVNHVVELTEEEKAEARQEAIKQYQREELAKIQSRNARVKKTENAATQVQPSLFDF, encoded by the coding sequence ATGAAAGGAACAGAACATTTCACACGGACAATAGCCGAGTATCTCAATCAGCGTGCTATGACAGACCCCTTGTTTGCCCCTAACTTGATGAAGCCGAACAAGAATATCGAGGAGTGCATCACCTACATTCTTAATGAAGTGCAGAAAAGCGGTTGCAACGGCTTTGATGATGATGAAATATTCTCTATGGCTGTTCACTACTACGATGAGGACGATATGGAGGTGGGTAAGGCTGTTTCTTGTCAAGTAGCCGTTAATCACGTTGTAGAACTCACAGAGGAAGAAAAAGCCGAAGCAAGACAAGAAGCCATTAAGCAATATCAGCGGGAGGAACTTGCCAAGATACAGAGCCGTAACGCACGAGTGAAAAAGACCGAGAACGCAGCAACCCAAGTACAACCATCACTATTTGATTTTTAA
- the pyrI gene encoding aspartate carbamoyltransferase regulatory subunit produces MNKKERLVAAIENGTVIDHIPAEKTFQVVNLLELQNLSTPVTIGYNFSSSKVGCKGIIKVSDKFFTDDEISRLSVVAPNIILNIIHDYEVVEKKQVITPDELHGIVKCNNPKCITNNEPVSTIFNVVDKVAGTLKCHYCDKEQQMDKVELC; encoded by the coding sequence ATGAACAAGAAAGAACGTCTGGTTGCCGCCATAGAAAACGGCACCGTAATCGACCATATACCTGCCGAAAAGACTTTCCAAGTGGTAAATCTTCTTGAACTTCAGAACCTTTCAACCCCTGTTACCATCGGCTACAACTTCAGTTCTTCCAAGGTAGGGTGCAAGGGAATCATCAAGGTAAGCGACAAGTTCTTCACTGACGACGAAATATCTCGCCTCTCGGTAGTGGCTCCCAATATCATTCTGAACATCATTCACGATTACGAAGTGGTAGAGAAAAAACAAGTTATAACGCCCGATGAACTGCATGGAATTGTGAAATGCAACAACCCAAAGTGCATCACCAACAACGAGCCAGTGTCTACAATATTCAATGTAGTAGACAAGGTGGCAGGCACATTGAAGTGCCATTACTGCGACAAAGAGCAGCAAATGGACAAAGTGGAACTGTGTTAG
- a CDS encoding DUF1896 domain-containing protein, translating to MTTKKELSYFRLKLENYLSEHFPEMLSDKPFITARADEALTTYCDAVAQGFSHPEAESMASEVLYRGLHFSKYDTLVSVLENEFEKELPSPLPEKLSPILLKNKSVQSVFDKYELTDNFGASPEYEKLYTELTGTIVLLIEVNGLPTIGGENMT from the coding sequence ATGACAACTAAGAAAGAACTATCCTACTTCCGTCTGAAGTTAGAGAACTACCTCAGTGAGCATTTCCCCGAAATGCTGAGTGACAAACCATTCATAACGGCAAGAGCCGACGAAGCTCTTACCACCTACTGCGATGCAGTGGCACAAGGCTTCTCGCATCCCGAAGCTGAGAGTATGGCAAGCGAAGTGTTGTATAGAGGACTGCATTTCTCAAAGTACGATACGCTTGTGTCTGTCTTGGAGAATGAGTTTGAGAAAGAACTGCCCTCTCCACTCCCCGAAAAGCTCTCCCCGATACTTCTGAAGAACAAGTCTGTGCAAAGCGTTTTCGACAAGTATGAGCTGACGGACAACTTCGGCGCAAGTCCGGAATATGAGAAACTCTACACCGAACTGACAGGAACAATCGTTCTGCTCATTGAGGTCAATGGTCTGCCAACGATAGGCGGTGAGAACATGACTTGA